The Verrucomicrobiia bacterium genome segment CCCGCACCCCGATTGTCCGCGCCGCGCCCGCGGTCCGATGGCACGTGGGAACTACAGGTCACCGCGCCTGGCGGGGAGCTTGTTCGAGTCGAGACTTCCGACGGACTTGGGCCCTGGGCGCCCTTGCTCGAACTCACCGGCACCGGGGAACCGGTGAGCTTCGATCTGCCGGCCCCCGGCAACGCACGCCAGTTCGTTCGAGCCGTAATTCCCTGAACCCGACGCCGTCATGCAGGTTACCCATCTTCTCAGCCAGCAGTCCGGATCCACCGCGCCCGCGTCCGCCGGGCCCAGTCTCACCCCGGCTTTCCTCGGCCTCATCGCCATCGCCAACGCCTATCTCATGGACTGGACGTGGGCTCGTGGCGCGCCGATTGCGGACCTCAGCGCATTGGGCGGTGCGGTGGTGCTCGGTCTGCCATTGCTGCGGGCCTCGTGGCAAAGCCTCCGGCGCGGCGAAGTGGGCATCAATGAACTCGTCAGCCTCGCCTTCCTGGCCGCCTTCGCCTCGGGCGACTACCGGACCGCCGGACTCGTGGCGTTCTTCATGCTGATGGGCGAGGTGGTGGAATCCCGCACCGCTGCTGGCGCTCGTGCGGCCATTGAAGCCCTCCTGCGTCTGGCACCGACTCGTGCCCGGCGACTCGACGACGCCGATGGCGAACTGGAGATCCCGGCCAGCGAACTGCGTCCGCAGGATCGGATCCGCGTGCGTCCGGGCGACAACATCCCGGCCGACGGGCTCGTCCTGGCCGGCGCCTCCGCGGTCAACCAGGCCAACCTCACCGGGGAATCGCTCCCGGTGGACAAGGGGGCTGGCGACGAGGTGTTTGCCGGGTCCACCAACCTGACCGGTGTGCTGGAGATCCGGGTCACCCGGGCCGGCGAAGAGACGACGCTGGGCCGGGTCCGCGAACTCATCCTCGCCGCCGAACAGACCCGGCTGCCCATTTCCCGGCTGATTGACCAGTACGTCGGATACTACACCCCGCTGGTGCTGGTGTTGGGCGCGCTGGTGTGGGCATTCACCCACGATCTCAATCGCGTCATCGCCACGCTGGTGGTCTCGTGCCCCTGCGCCTTCGTGCTTGCCACGCCCACGGCCATGGTGGCTGCGCTGGCCGCCGCCTCACGCCTGGGCATCTTGGTGAAGAATGTCGCGGACTTCGAACTTGCCGGACGTCTCAACGCCTTTGTCTTCGACAAGACCGGCACCCTGACCACCGGACGCCTCGGTGTGTGCCGTCTCCAGCCCATCGGGGGGATCACCCCCGCAGAGTTGTTGCGCTTTGCTGCCGGTGCCGAGCAGTTCAGCACCCATCCCGCCGCTCGCGCACTTGGCCAGCTCGCGGAGGAGGCGGGCGTGCCCCTGTCCGGGGTTCAAGACTTCCGCGAGGCGGCCGGCCGCGGGGTCGCCGCCAGTGTGGATGGCCATCACGTGCTCGTCGGCCGGGCGACGTGGCTGCGGGATCAGGGCGTCCCGCCCGGTTTCGAGGCCGGACCCGACCTTGCCGAAGCCGCCGGCTACAGTCTGGTGTTCGTTGCGGTGGACGGCCGGGCCGCCGGTTGGATTGCGCTTCAGGACCGCGTGCGCGCGGAGTCGGCCGAAACGGTCGCGGCATTGCATGCGTTGGGCGTCCGCCGTTCCGCGCTCGTGTCCGGGGATCGCAGTCTCGTTGCGGAGCGGGTGGCCGCGGAAGTGGGACTCGACACCTTCGTTGGCGACTGCCTTCCCCAGGACAAGGTGGCGTTCGTGGAACAGCTCAAGCAGCAGGGCTTGCGCGTCGCCGTGGTCGGGGACGGCGTGAACGACGCGCCGGCACTGGCGGCAGGAAACCTGGGCATCGCGATGGGTGCTGCAGGAAGCGATGTGGCGATCCAGAGCGCCTCCATTGCCCTGCTCAACAGCGACCTGCGCCGACTGCCGTTCCTGCTGCGGTTGTCGCGGGCTGCGCGCAACACCATCCACCAGAATTTCCTGGTCGGCCTGGGGTTCATCGCGGGCGGCCTCGCCCTCGCGATGCTGGGCCGGATCAATCCCGTCGTTGCGGCCCTGCTGCACAACGCCGGCTCGCTGATCGTGGTGTTCAACAGCGCCCGCCTCGTCCGTCAGGGCGAGGAGTTCGAGCCCCTCCGGGCGGACGCCGGCCCCGTGCCCGCATCCGGTCCGCAGTCCGTTCCGATCCCCGCCTGAACGTCCGGTGGAGTTTTCCCGCGTCGGGATCGTCCCCGGGGAACGAGATCGGATCGCAGGGGAGCAGCCATCCAGGAGGCGAAAGGGTGCGTGCCGACGCGCGGATCACTTCTGGATCCAGCTCAGGGAGGCGTTGTGGCTGGTGATTCCGTACTCGCGGCCGCCGGCGAAGCCGCCAGCAGGCTCCCGGTGTCGTGCAACGGTGAGCAGGTGCCAGCCCGGCTGCCCGGACCCAAAATGGAGCACGCCCTCCGAGTCTGCGGTGAGCTCACGCTCGCGCTCATCGGGAGTCCGCAGGATGGCCCGCGCGCCGGGCAGGGGCTTTCCGCGGAAGCAGACTCGAACGGTTCCCGGAGACTCCCCGGGCACGAGATCCAGTGTCATCATGGGGCGGGCGCCCTGTGCGTGCACCGGATGCCACCGGGCGTAAAACAACGGTCGCCGGGCATTGGGTCCCGGGGTGCCCATGATGACGAATGCCGTTTCCGCCAGGGCTGGAGACTCCGGGTCTCCCGGTGTGAGGGCGAAATGGTCCGCCTTCTTGACCACCAGAAGATTTGTGAGAACCGACCCGCCTGCGGCGGACCACGCATTCGGCAGCAGCAGGCTGTCGAGGTGTCCCGGAGACCGTTCCAGCTTTCCATCCGGTTCGGCAAAGCGGACGACCAGGGTGCCGGTGCTGTCGGGCTCAATCCATACGGAATGGGCGCGAACGATGGCGGGAGACCCCAAGGCAAGGGCGGCGGCCGCGAGGAGAGTATGAAGTAGTGAATGTGGGTTCATGATCGGATCGAGCTTCAGGGGGTGGTGGGGGATTCCGGCTCGGGATCGGGTCGCCGAAGCCGGAAGAATTGAACGGGTTCGACGGATTCGGAGTCCGGGATCCAGTGGCCGTTCCGGGGTTCCAGGAATTCCAGGCGGCCGGTGGCCTCCCGCCATTCCTTGAGATCCGTGGACACCTCAACGACGGGCGCGCCAGGTCCGTCGTCGGTGATGGCGAGGCCGGGACCGGAATCCGCGACGGCAGGTTGCGGCTGAATCCGCAACACGCTGCGGTCGGAACCGGGATCGGTGCCCTGCAGCCATTCCGTGATGTTGTTCACGCCATCACCGTCCGAATCGTCGTCGCCGGTGGAATCGCGACCCCCAAGGAACAGTCGTTCCCAATCATCCGGGAGCCCGTCTTCATCGTCGTCATCCGGGCCGATCAGAACTCCCTCAATCGTGAGGCGGGGCGGGTCGTACACGAGGTTGTCGCGCGTTGCGAAGTCGGGATAGGTCGGCGTTCCAGACAATCCCGAGGACTCACCAAGCCAGGTGACCGTCAGCCAGAGGCGCCCGGAGCGCAGGGATTCCTGCAGGTAGCCCCGGACGTCGGGGTCGGCGACGTTGACGTCGAACCGGACCGTGGCTCCGGCGGGCACGGGGTCGCCGGCAGCGACATCAGTGACGATGCCGATCGCGAACGGACGCGTCGGGAATGGGGAGTACGCCTCGTTGGTCTTGCCCACGTTGTTGCCGACGTCCACCCGTTGCCGGGCGGGATTGAATCCTGCGGCGAACGCGTTCCGGCGTCCCGTGGATGCGGGACCAAACGGCGAGGATTCCTCAAAGGTCCATGCCGTGAATTCATTGCGAAATCCGGCCCCGAAGAGCTCGATCGGACGCCCGGGGTCTGGATCGGGAATTGCCCGCGGATCCTCCGGGGGCAATCCCGATTCAAACGGGTCCGGAGTCGGGTCATGGATGAAGCTGTCAGGTCGCAGGACCGTGAGTTCGAGGCGGGCCGCAGTGATCCAGTAGTGGGCCCGGGGATGTCCCGGTGGGACCGCCTCTTCGGTGTCCCATCCGATGAGGAATTGCCCATGCCGGGTGTCCACGCCGGCCTCGTCGCCAAAGGTCGAGAAGACGGGTGCGGCGGCACGCGTTCCCGGTGTCGCGTTGAAGGGATACATCCAGCGGTCCCGGGAGGGTTGGGCAAACTCGTGCTGGAATTCGGCCCCGAATCCCGTGAGCACGCCCAGCGTGATGCCGGCGACGAGGCGGCCACTATTCATGGCGGGCCTTTCTGAGTCGCACGGCCAGGCCGGCGACGCCGAGCAGCATCAGGGCCCATGTGGACGGCTCGGGCACCACGCCCCCGGACCGCGTGTCCAGCGTGATGGAATCCAGACTCAGACTGCTGCCGTCCGCGACGAACCGGATCTCAAATGAGGTGACCCCCGAGTCGGTGAGATTCCATTCCCAGAGGGACGAGACCGAGGCCCCCAGGAGGGTGCCCCGGTCGGTTTCCGTCCGGGACGTCATCAAGAGCTGCGTGCCCGCTCCGACATCGTAAGCCAGCTGGACGGAGGCGTAGTCGAGCTCTGCGCCGAGGGTCCGTGCCTGGAACACGACGAGCCCGACGGGATCCAGTGACGATTGCCTCAAGGTGAACGAGCTAATCCCCCCGGGGTTGTAGATGTTTCCGGATCCGGTGATGAACGCGCC includes the following:
- a CDS encoding PEP-CTERM sorting domain-containing protein; the encoded protein is MTLMRYTRPFPSVIAFALAVSSAHASQEGFVTPSWRGTPGTLYHGWESFTSSSGDPGSRPDLPGSGTAATLFQHDPGAFITGSGNIYNPGGISSFTLRQSSLDPVGLVVFQARTLGAELDYASVQLAYDVGAGTQLLMTSRTETDRGTLLGASVSSLWEWNLTDSGVTSFEIRFVADGSSLSLDSITLDTRSGGVVPEPSTWALMLLGVAGLAVRLRKARHE
- a CDS encoding cation-translocating P-type ATPase, encoding MQVTHLLSQQSGSTAPASAGPSLTPAFLGLIAIANAYLMDWTWARGAPIADLSALGGAVVLGLPLLRASWQSLRRGEVGINELVSLAFLAAFASGDYRTAGLVAFFMLMGEVVESRTAAGARAAIEALLRLAPTRARRLDDADGELEIPASELRPQDRIRVRPGDNIPADGLVLAGASAVNQANLTGESLPVDKGAGDEVFAGSTNLTGVLEIRVTRAGEETTLGRVRELILAAEQTRLPISRLIDQYVGYYTPLVLVLGALVWAFTHDLNRVIATLVVSCPCAFVLATPTAMVAALAAASRLGILVKNVADFELAGRLNAFVFDKTGTLTTGRLGVCRLQPIGGITPAELLRFAAGAEQFSTHPAARALGQLAEEAGVPLSGVQDFREAAGRGVAASVDGHHVLVGRATWLRDQGVPPGFEAGPDLAEAAGYSLVFVAVDGRAAGWIALQDRVRAESAETVAALHALGVRRSALVSGDRSLVAERVAAEVGLDTFVGDCLPQDKVAFVEQLKQQGLRVAVVGDGVNDAPALAAGNLGIAMGAAGSDVAIQSASIALLNSDLRRLPFLLRLSRAARNTIHQNFLVGLGFIAGGLALAMLGRINPVVAALLHNAGSLIVVFNSARLVRQGEEFEPLRADAGPVPASGPQSVPIPA